A region from the Cellvibrio sp. PSBB006 genome encodes:
- the rpsO gene encoding 30S ribosomal protein S15, which yields MALSAVEKAAVVKEYQQAEGDTGSPEVQVALLTVNINKLQDHFAGHKHDHHSRRGLIRMVNQRRKLLDYLKSKNTDRYSALIQKLGLRR from the coding sequence ATGGCACTGAGTGCTGTTGAAAAAGCTGCTGTAGTAAAAGAGTACCAACAAGCTGAAGGTGATACCGGTTCACCGGAAGTGCAAGTAGCGCTGTTGACGGTCAACATCAACAAGCTGCAAGACCACTTTGCTGGTCACAAGCACGATCACCATTCCCGTCGTGGATTGATCCGCATGGTTAACCAACGTCGTAAATTGTTGGATTACCTGAAGAGCAAAAATACTGATCGTTACTCAGCACTGATTCAAAAATTGGGTCTGCGCCGTTAA
- a CDS encoding DUF4397 domain-containing protein: MNIRALFSVLLMCVFMVACSGDDDPRVRVNISPTTASVVTGGTQTFTASVTGTSNRAVTWSVEESGGGSISASGVYTAPMTAGTYTVVATSEADDRRSASATVTVTAPPPENAMVRVFHASSNAPKVNIWVNGEVAAEMVDYQESTGYLTVPEDTYEIAVEGIIPGGNAVVIGPVDLEFMGSTDYDIIAVNSVDAIEPLVLSDTGSLSDESMVRVRVAHLAHAAPEVKVFVTAPDAEIAGTEPLGSFMFKDTLGPVEVAAGDYRIRVTLMDDTLVYDSGTVSLAAGKDLLIGAVPNVGTGDSPIELAVLDGGEVAILSDASAGADLRVVHASADAPAVDVTANDGDTPAIANLAFPDTTNYLNLPGGDYNFKVTPNAATEPVVIDADLTLANGAAYTLLAVGALADIEPLVLTDDNRSVATEAKVRLVHGSTLAGNVDIYVLPEGTPIGTNAPAFADVPFKADTGYVSLAAGAYDVIITPAGAPETQAIMVTLDLEAGGVYTAVARDGAGLIAPLGVIALDGLAPMQAMVRVFHASADAPMVNLWVDGAVAVEELDYQESTGYLALDEGTYEIAVEGIIPGGNAVVIGPANLDFMTDMNYDVIAVNTVADIEPLVLEDDGKLMDGSKVRVRVAHLAAAAPEVKVFVTAPGADLAGATELGSFVFKETLGPVEVDAGTYQIRVTLADNTVVFDSGEVPLMGGKDLLIGAVPNVGTGDSPIQLAVLDGDDVTILSDAMAGADLRVVHASADAPAVDVIVNNAGSAAISNLAFPDATGYVNLAADTYNFKVTATGTLTPAVIDADVALGNGMAYSLLAVGALADIEPLLLTDNNRSVATEARVRLVHGSTLAGNVDIYVVPAGTAITSAEPAFADVPFKAETGYVSLAAGEYDVVITPTGTTTAAISATLDFAAGGIYTAIARDGAGLTIPLGVIGLDGLAP, encoded by the coding sequence ATGAACATAAGAGCGCTATTCAGTGTGTTGTTGATGTGCGTGTTCATGGTCGCCTGTTCCGGCGATGATGACCCACGCGTTAGAGTCAATATTTCACCGACCACAGCTTCTGTGGTGACGGGCGGAACGCAAACCTTCACAGCATCCGTGACCGGTACCAGTAACCGCGCAGTAACCTGGTCTGTTGAAGAGTCCGGCGGTGGCAGTATCTCCGCCAGCGGTGTGTACACCGCTCCCATGACAGCGGGCACTTACACGGTTGTCGCTACCAGCGAGGCTGATGACAGGCGGTCTGCCAGTGCGACAGTTACTGTGACGGCACCCCCGCCGGAGAACGCCATGGTGCGGGTATTCCATGCATCCTCCAACGCCCCCAAGGTGAATATCTGGGTAAATGGTGAAGTGGCTGCCGAGATGGTCGACTATCAGGAATCCACCGGCTATCTGACCGTACCGGAAGATACCTATGAGATCGCTGTAGAGGGCATCATTCCTGGCGGTAACGCGGTGGTAATTGGCCCGGTTGATCTGGAATTTATGGGTAGCACCGATTACGACATCATCGCAGTTAACAGTGTTGATGCTATTGAGCCGCTGGTGTTAAGCGATACCGGCAGCCTGAGCGATGAGTCCATGGTGCGGGTCCGCGTAGCGCATCTGGCACACGCCGCGCCGGAAGTGAAAGTCTTTGTTACCGCTCCGGATGCCGAGATTGCCGGCACAGAGCCCTTGGGCAGTTTCATGTTCAAGGACACTCTCGGCCCGGTCGAAGTAGCTGCCGGCGATTACCGCATTCGCGTAACGCTGATGGACGATACTCTGGTGTACGACTCGGGCACTGTGTCCCTGGCTGCGGGTAAAGACCTGCTGATTGGTGCAGTACCGAATGTGGGCACCGGTGATTCGCCCATTGAGCTGGCCGTTCTGGACGGCGGTGAAGTCGCGATACTGTCTGACGCCTCTGCCGGTGCTGACCTGCGTGTGGTCCACGCATCCGCCGATGCGCCTGCTGTCGATGTTACCGCCAATGATGGCGACACACCGGCTATCGCCAACCTGGCGTTCCCCGATACCACCAATTACCTGAATCTCCCTGGCGGTGATTACAACTTCAAGGTAACCCCCAATGCAGCAACTGAGCCGGTGGTTATCGATGCGGATCTCACCCTGGCGAATGGCGCTGCCTATACGCTGCTGGCGGTTGGTGCGCTGGCCGATATCGAACCCCTCGTCTTGACTGATGACAACCGTTCGGTGGCGACTGAAGCCAAGGTGCGCCTGGTACATGGCTCCACTCTGGCGGGTAATGTGGACATATATGTACTGCCGGAAGGCACACCTATCGGCACCAATGCCCCGGCGTTTGCCGACGTGCCCTTCAAGGCTGACACCGGCTATGTTTCCCTGGCCGCGGGTGCTTATGATGTGATTATTACCCCGGCCGGTGCGCCGGAAACCCAGGCCATCATGGTGACCCTGGATCTGGAAGCCGGTGGTGTGTACACCGCTGTAGCCCGTGACGGTGCCGGTTTGATCGCCCCGCTGGGTGTGATTGCACTGGACGGCCTGGCACCTATGCAGGCGATGGTTCGGGTATTCCATGCCTCCGCCGATGCGCCCATGGTCAACCTCTGGGTTGATGGCGCTGTCGCGGTAGAGGAGCTGGATTACCAGGAATCTACCGGCTACCTCGCCCTGGATGAAGGCACCTACGAAATTGCTGTAGAAGGGATTATCCCCGGTGGCAATGCCGTGGTGATTGGCCCGGCCAATCTCGATTTCATGACCGATATGAACTACGACGTCATCGCGGTTAATACCGTGGCGGACATCGAACCTCTGGTATTGGAAGACGACGGCAAGTTGATGGACGGCAGCAAAGTGCGCGTGCGCGTCGCTCACCTGGCCGCTGCCGCGCCGGAAGTGAAAGTCTTCGTGACCGCGCCTGGCGCTGACCTTGCGGGCGCGACCGAGCTGGGCAGTTTCGTGTTCAAGGAAACCCTTGGCCCGGTAGAGGTGGATGCAGGGACTTACCAGATTCGGGTCACCCTGGCAGACAACACCGTGGTGTTTGATTCCGGTGAAGTGCCCTTGATGGGTGGTAAGGATCTGTTGATCGGCGCGGTGCCGAATGTTGGCACCGGTGACTCACCGATTCAATTGGCGGTATTGGATGGCGATGATGTGACGATTCTTTCGGACGCTATGGCCGGTGCTGACCTGCGCGTTGTACATGCGTCAGCCGACGCGCCTGCGGTTGATGTGATCGTTAACAATGCCGGTTCAGCGGCTATCAGTAACCTGGCGTTCCCGGATGCGACCGGCTACGTCAACCTGGCTGCCGATACCTACAACTTCAAGGTAACCGCCACCGGTACCCTGACCCCGGCGGTGATCGATGCCGATGTGGCCTTGGGCAATGGTATGGCCTACAGCTTGTTGGCCGTCGGTGCCCTGGCGGATATCGAGCCGCTGCTGCTGACCGATAACAACCGTTCCGTGGCTACCGAGGCGCGCGTACGTCTGGTTCACGGCTCTACCCTGGCCGGTAATGTGGATATCTACGTGGTGCCTGCCGGTACGGCGATTACCTCCGCCGAGCCTGCGTTTGCCGATGTGCCCTTCAAGGCAGAGACCGGTTATGTCTCCCTGGCCGCCGGTGAATACGATGTGGTGATTACGCCTACCGGCACTACCACGGCGGCGATCAGTGCAACCCTCGACTTTGCCGCTGGCGGTATCTACACCGCTATCGCTCGCGATGGTGCCGGTTTGACGATACCCCTGGGGGTTATCGGCCTGGATGGTCTTGCTCCCTGA
- a CDS encoding sigma-70 family RNA polymerase sigma factor, protein MLTTKAKPMNERNATKADDQDWPALLARVAQHGDRDAFRKIYSYFAPRIKAYAINQGFGQHAEVLVQEVMTNVWRNADKYSEALASVSTWIFTISRNQRIDLLRKMNRTKAEVVIETEELWQIPMEDTTVRSIQNASTEKCIRESIDTLPEEQMIAVRKVYYEGKTHQEVAEELNIPLGTLKGRLRLSLKKLRVMLEATEL, encoded by the coding sequence ATGTTAACCACCAAGGCAAAGCCAATGAACGAGAGGAACGCAACCAAGGCCGACGACCAGGATTGGCCTGCCCTGCTCGCCCGCGTCGCGCAACACGGGGACAGAGACGCCTTTCGTAAGATTTACAGCTATTTTGCTCCGCGCATAAAGGCCTACGCCATTAATCAGGGATTTGGTCAGCACGCCGAGGTTTTAGTACAGGAAGTTATGACCAATGTCTGGCGCAATGCCGATAAGTACAGCGAAGCCCTTGCCTCCGTATCCACCTGGATCTTCACCATTTCGCGCAACCAGCGCATTGATCTGCTGCGCAAGATGAACCGTACCAAAGCGGAAGTTGTTATCGAGACGGAAGAGCTGTGGCAGATTCCGATGGAAGACACCACCGTGCGCTCCATTCAAAATGCATCAACGGAAAAATGTATTCGTGAATCTATCGACACCTTGCCGGAAGAACAAATGATTGCTGTGCGCAAGGTTTATTACGAAGGAAAAACCCATCAGGAAGTGGCGGAGGAACTGAATATTCCCTTGGGAACACTGAAAGGTCGATTGCGCCTTTCGCTGAAAAAATTACGCGTTATGTTAGAGGCAACAGAGTTATGA
- the pnp gene encoding polyribonucleotide nucleotidyltransferase, with protein MNPIIKKFQYGNQTVTLETGRIARQATGAVVVTMGETAVLCTVVGAKEASPGQDFFPLSVHYIEKAYAAGKIPGGFFKREGRPSEKETLTSRLIDRPIRPLFPEGFLNEVQVVCTVLSTDKVNDPDIAAMIGTSAALSVSGIPFNGPIGGARVGYTTEQGYLLNPSFKELATSELDMVVAGTKDAVLMVESEAKELPEDIMLGAVLYAHQEMQVVIQACVELARDAGKARWDWQAPVVNADLKAAVEKHFADSIGVAYRITDKAKRYDRLSELRTQAVAELVNEEAGVSADDVKDMFGRVESNIVRSRIVAGEPRIDGRDNKTVRPIEVEVGVLPRVHGSALFTRGETQALVVATLGNARDVQIIDALEGERKDPFMLHYNFPPYSVGECGRMGSTGRREIGHGRLARRGVAAMLPDQDSFPYTLRVVSEITESNGSSSMASVCGSSLALMDAGVPLKAPVAGIAMGLVKEDNGFAVLTDILGDEDHLGDMDFKVAGTTSGVTALQMDIKIEGITEEIMEIALEQALHARLHILAEMNKVISKPRSTISDTAPRFETIKVHPDKIRDIIGKGGATIRAITEETGSSIDIDDNGTVKIYADNGENLKEAILRIESIVAEAEIGAIYEGTVVRIVDFGAFVNFLPGKDGLVHISQIADERVNNVSDYLKEGQVVKVKCLDVDQRGRIKLSIKEAVADENGSASNVEEAAE; from the coding sequence GTGAATCCGATTATTAAAAAATTCCAATACGGCAACCAAACTGTCACCCTGGAAACTGGCCGCATCGCGCGCCAGGCTACCGGTGCAGTGGTGGTTACCATGGGAGAAACTGCCGTTTTATGTACCGTTGTGGGCGCGAAAGAGGCATCGCCCGGGCAGGATTTCTTCCCGTTATCTGTACACTATATTGAAAAAGCCTACGCTGCCGGAAAAATCCCCGGCGGCTTCTTCAAACGCGAAGGTCGTCCATCCGAGAAAGAAACATTAACCTCCCGTTTGATTGATCGTCCCATCCGCCCCCTGTTTCCCGAAGGTTTCCTGAACGAAGTCCAGGTTGTTTGTACTGTTTTGTCGACTGACAAAGTGAACGATCCGGATATCGCTGCCATGATCGGCACCTCTGCGGCACTGTCAGTTTCCGGTATTCCGTTTAATGGTCCCATTGGTGGTGCACGCGTGGGCTACACCACGGAACAAGGTTATCTGCTCAACCCGAGCTTCAAGGAACTGGCTACCTCCGAATTGGACATGGTTGTTGCCGGTACCAAAGATGCCGTGTTGATGGTGGAATCTGAAGCAAAAGAATTGCCGGAAGACATCATGCTTGGTGCCGTACTTTATGCGCACCAGGAGATGCAAGTGGTGATTCAGGCGTGTGTTGAGCTGGCGCGCGATGCAGGCAAGGCGCGTTGGGATTGGCAAGCACCGGTTGTGAATGCTGATTTGAAAGCAGCGGTAGAAAAGCATTTTGCTGACTCCATCGGCGTGGCATACCGCATCACTGACAAGGCCAAGCGCTATGATCGTTTGTCAGAACTGCGCACCCAGGCTGTTGCAGAACTGGTTAATGAAGAAGCTGGTGTTTCAGCTGATGATGTTAAAGACATGTTTGGTCGCGTAGAGTCGAACATCGTGCGTTCGCGCATCGTGGCCGGCGAGCCGCGCATTGATGGCCGCGATAATAAAACAGTTCGTCCGATTGAAGTGGAAGTCGGTGTATTGCCGCGGGTTCACGGCTCTGCATTGTTCACCCGCGGTGAAACCCAGGCATTGGTTGTTGCGACTCTGGGTAATGCGCGCGATGTACAGATCATTGATGCACTGGAAGGCGAGCGTAAAGATCCTTTCATGCTGCATTACAACTTCCCGCCTTATTCTGTCGGTGAGTGCGGTCGTATGGGTTCAACCGGTCGCCGCGAAATCGGTCACGGTCGCCTGGCGCGTCGCGGTGTTGCTGCCATGTTGCCGGATCAGGATAGCTTCCCTTACACCCTGCGTGTCGTAAGTGAAATTACCGAGTCCAACGGTTCCAGCTCTATGGCTTCTGTGTGTGGTTCCAGCCTGGCGTTGATGGATGCGGGCGTGCCTTTGAAAGCACCGGTTGCCGGTATTGCCATGGGCCTGGTGAAAGAAGACAACGGTTTCGCCGTACTGACCGATATCCTCGGTGACGAAGATCACCTGGGCGATATGGACTTTAAAGTGGCCGGTACCACCAGCGGCGTTACCGCGTTGCAGATGGATATCAAGATCGAAGGCATCACCGAAGAGATCATGGAGATCGCCCTTGAGCAGGCATTGCATGCACGTTTGCATATCCTCGCTGAAATGAACAAGGTTATCTCCAAGCCGCGTTCCACTATCAGCGATACTGCGCCGCGCTTTGAAACCATCAAGGTTCATCCGGATAAGATCCGCGACATCATCGGTAAGGGCGGCGCTACTATCCGTGCAATTACTGAAGAAACCGGTTCTTCTATCGACATCGATGATAACGGCACAGTGAAGATTTATGCTGACAACGGTGAGAACCTCAAAGAGGCTATCTTGCGTATCGAGAGCATCGTGGCTGAAGCAGAAATCGGTGCGATCTATGAAGGTACCGTTGTGCGTATCGTAGACTTCGGCGCATTCGTTAACTTCCTGCCGGGCAAAGACGGTCTGGTGCACATCTCACAAATCGCCGACGAGCGTGTTAACAACGTCAGCGACTATCTGAAAGAAGGTCAGGTAGTGAAGGTGAAATGTCTGGATGTGGATCAACGCGGTCGTATCAAGCTTTCGATCAAGGAAGCTGTGGCCGACGAGAATGGTTCTGCATCAAATGTTGAAGAGGCTGCTGAGTAA
- the truB gene encoding tRNA pseudouridine(55) synthase TruB, which yields MARRKGRPVDGVLLLHKPAGMTSNRALQIAKRLYFAEKAGHTGSLDPLATGVLPLCFGEATKFSQFLLDADKGYRSTFRLGVRTTTSDADGEVLAECSTEAITRPQVEQALTAFVGEIQQVPSMYSALKHQGQPLYKMARQGVEIERPPRQVTIYSLTLLDFRPGPTAEVDVDVRCSKGTYIRSIAEDLGIALGCGAHVKTLHRSAAGAFDETRTLTLDALEMAAEQGGYPALDALLLPPDSPVASLPALELPEQSGYYFRQGNPVMDPQVYRVGDQGDIVRVFLSASAEQPAQFLGLGELTEDGRVAPKRIIANRSASV from the coding sequence ATGGCGCGTAGAAAAGGCCGTCCGGTGGACGGTGTATTGTTGTTGCACAAACCGGCCGGAATGACGTCCAATCGCGCACTGCAGATTGCCAAGCGCCTGTATTTTGCTGAAAAGGCGGGTCATACCGGCAGTCTCGACCCGTTAGCTACCGGTGTATTGCCACTGTGCTTCGGAGAGGCGACCAAGTTTTCCCAGTTTTTGCTGGATGCAGACAAAGGTTATCGCAGCACCTTTCGCCTGGGTGTTCGCACAACCACCAGCGACGCTGACGGTGAGGTTCTGGCAGAGTGCTCGACGGAAGCTATCACCCGGCCCCAGGTTGAGCAGGCATTGACCGCTTTTGTGGGTGAGATTCAGCAGGTGCCGTCAATGTACTCAGCGCTCAAGCACCAGGGCCAGCCACTCTACAAGATGGCGCGTCAGGGAGTAGAGATTGAGCGTCCGCCGCGCCAGGTAACGATTTACAGTCTGACCTTGCTGGATTTCAGACCCGGCCCGACAGCCGAGGTTGATGTTGACGTGCGCTGTAGCAAGGGGACATATATCCGCTCCATTGCCGAAGATCTGGGAATTGCTTTGGGGTGTGGCGCGCATGTTAAAACCTTGCATCGCTCGGCCGCCGGGGCGTTTGATGAAACGCGCACCCTGACCCTGGATGCGCTGGAGATGGCCGCTGAGCAGGGTGGTTACCCCGCGCTGGACGCGCTCCTGCTTCCGCCGGACTCGCCTGTGGCCAGTCTGCCAGCTTTGGAGCTGCCCGAACAAAGCGGTTATTACTTCCGTCAGGGCAACCCGGTGATGGACCCGCAGGTCTATCGCGTAGGGGATCAAGGTGATATTGTACGCGTCTTTTTATCCGCTTCAGCGGAGCAGCCGGCCCAGTTTCTGGGGCTTGGCGAATTGACTGAAGACGGCCGTGTAGCGCCGAAACGTATTATTGCCAACCGTTCAGCATCCGTCTGA
- the rbfA gene encoding 30S ribosome-binding factor RbfA — MPREFTRSDRVSDAIQRLLGQLIPQEIRDPRVGMVNINGVTVTRDMAYAKVYVTFVGMQDEQASLDAAAVLNKASGFLRTFLAKELSMRTVPKLQFIYDKSAIRGQELSFLIDRAIAEDREHHQDEDDLESGDDEAGNK, encoded by the coding sequence ATGCCTAGAGAATTCACGCGTTCCGACCGGGTGTCGGATGCGATACAGCGACTTTTGGGACAATTGATTCCCCAGGAAATCCGCGATCCACGGGTGGGAATGGTCAACATCAACGGCGTGACCGTGACTCGTGATATGGCCTATGCCAAGGTGTACGTCACCTTTGTCGGTATGCAGGATGAACAAGCCAGTCTCGACGCGGCGGCAGTGCTCAACAAGGCATCAGGCTTTTTGCGCACTTTTCTGGCCAAAGAGCTGAGCATGCGCACGGTGCCGAAATTACAGTTTATCTATGACAAATCAGCTATTCGCGGGCAGGAATTGTCCTTCCTTATTGACCGGGCTATAGCTGAAGATCGCGAGCATCATCAGGATGAAGACGATCTGGAAAGTGGCGATGACGAGGCCGGTAACAAGTAA
- a CDS encoding ChrR family anti-sigma-E factor, producing MSAHHPDDMVLLDYAAGSLSLPYALAVSVHLCFCSHCRNQLKKLNSIGGVLLENTKPASLEDDAFDQLMVQLESDDKGNTETIIAENLATEARSAPKKDITNPLLSYLPAPLQNLPWQQQTREISKYDLTSIINVSGFQVALQKITAGAKVPVHTHKGHELTVILHGGFSDELGVYHAGDFIARDGSHKHSPTALQNEDCICLTVLDAPIKFTGWQRIFNPFMAWH from the coding sequence ATGAGCGCGCATCACCCCGACGATATGGTATTGCTTGATTATGCAGCCGGTAGCTTATCGCTACCCTACGCGCTGGCCGTATCGGTCCACTTATGCTTTTGCAGCCACTGCCGCAACCAGCTGAAAAAATTGAACAGCATCGGCGGCGTGCTATTGGAAAACACCAAGCCAGCCAGTTTGGAAGATGATGCTTTTGATCAGTTAATGGTGCAACTCGAAAGCGACGATAAGGGAAATACTGAAACAATAATCGCCGAGAACCTTGCGACAGAAGCGCGATCGGCACCGAAAAAAGACATCACCAATCCACTGTTGTCCTATTTACCGGCTCCACTACAGAATCTGCCCTGGCAGCAGCAGACGCGGGAAATCAGCAAATATGATTTGACCAGCATTATTAACGTAAGTGGTTTTCAGGTCGCCTTGCAAAAGATTACCGCCGGAGCAAAAGTGCCGGTGCATACGCACAAAGGCCATGAGCTGACCGTGATATTGCACGGTGGTTTTTCTGATGAACTGGGGGTTTATCACGCGGGTGATTTTATTGCACGCGATGGCAGCCACAAACACAGCCCGACCGCATTACAAAATGAAGACTGTATTTGCCTGACAGTGTTGGATGCGCCGATTAAATTTACCGGTTGGCAACGTATTTTTAATCCATTTATGGCGTGGCATTAA